A window of Armatimonadota bacterium contains these coding sequences:
- a CDS encoding ABC transporter permease: MTKLLGWKQIALVLGAFIFVVLVLQLTGVAPGDVGVKLFMGSLGSWRAISGTLKETTPLLLAGLAVYIALRAGLFNIGAEGQLLVGGIAAAYVALLVPNALGIGLAVLAGCVAGGLWAWPAGAIKAYRDGHEVITTIMMNSVALFLTLYLVREPLRDLGQESATTEVLDQATNIPAVIDSPPFLMNLAFPLALLIVILAAYWLKRTVSGYELRATGANRTAAAVAGVNVKRVTVRAMVASGALAGLAGAFQVLAYDHRFFSDFAAGRGFDALGVALLAGRSPVGVIPAALLFGALSKGTAAIQLIGVPKGLAGILLGLIIIVFAVFRYRRRPSHE; encoded by the coding sequence TAACCGGCGTCGCCCCCGGGGACGTCGGCGTCAAGCTCTTCATGGGCAGCCTCGGCAGTTGGCGCGCGATTTCTGGGACCCTCAAGGAAACCACGCCGTTGCTGCTGGCGGGCTTGGCGGTCTACATTGCGCTACGGGCTGGACTGTTCAACATCGGGGCCGAGGGGCAGCTGCTGGTCGGCGGCATCGCCGCTGCGTACGTCGCCCTGCTCGTGCCGAACGCGCTCGGCATCGGCCTCGCGGTCTTGGCCGGGTGTGTTGCAGGCGGCCTGTGGGCCTGGCCCGCCGGCGCAATCAAGGCGTATCGCGACGGTCACGAAGTGATCACGACGATCATGATGAACAGCGTCGCGCTGTTCTTGACGCTTTACTTGGTGCGAGAGCCTCTTAGAGACCTTGGGCAAGAAAGCGCCACGACAGAGGTTCTCGATCAAGCCACGAACATCCCTGCCGTCATCGACTCGCCTCCGTTCTTGATGAACTTAGCGTTCCCGCTCGCGCTTCTGATCGTTATTCTCGCCGCATACTGGCTCAAACGCACAGTCTCCGGATACGAGTTGCGGGCGACTGGGGCGAACAGGACTGCGGCGGCGGTCGCCGGTGTCAACGTCAAGCGCGTCACGGTGCGGGCGATGGTTGCGAGCGGGGCGCTCGCCGGACTGGCAGGCGCGTTCCAAGTGCTGGCCTATGACCACAGGTTCTTCTCAGACTTCGCCGCCGGGCGCGGATTCGACGCGCTGGGGGTCGCTCTGCTCGCAGGTCGATCGCCGGTCGGCGTAATACCGGCTGCGCTGCTGTTCGGAGCCCTCAGCAAGGGGACGGCGGCGATTCAACTCATCGGCGTTCCCAAGGGGCTGGCGGGCATCCTCCTGGGCCTGATCATCATCGTGTTCGCCGTTTTCCGGTACAGAAGGAGGCCGTCGCATGAGTGA